One segment of Primulina tabacum isolate GXHZ01 chromosome 14, ASM2559414v2, whole genome shotgun sequence DNA contains the following:
- the LOC142523771 gene encoding uncharacterized protein LOC142523771 produces MEGCGEIPVDEIPLARDRGRGRGRGRGRPRVRVVDDTFVEQDADQLENLRMDELVARFHSMHPPRFSGSEGAEKAELGISEIEELFDLIEYPPECRLRLAVHQLKDRAKMWWSTTLMTLDAQRIIPSWDIFKLKFKESYCPPSFYSSKASEFHNLKQGDMSVAEYADSFYAMLRYAPHVAASQVAVVESFIEGLNDHLHPFVSTGKTLNYLEAVEIVKRAEASLKRSGNRAPTQHYQSGRQQFSSSGSASLHPRGKQFKKPGSSSSSSGSSGNRGGYHYSGPYCDHCGGKHSSNQCVVVQGVCNVCGRPGHFARVCPSKMGKSAQVGSGAQSNRIPTASQSSHQPSRPSHQSRGQGGQQNQSSVHVFALTEDESQAAPGTVITGNCTLCDFIARVLFDTGASHSFVSHAFVVSHDLRTTSMNSNLYVVTPMGKMIITDNVVFNAILFHDENVLYLNLIVLPMHDFDCIVGMDVLTANRATVDCYRGIVRFRPSFAPKWNFYGRVSQAKIPLVSAIEMNRLLDSGHEGFLVYALDLSQDERRISDIPVVREFPDVFPEEIPGFPPERKVEFSIELMPGTEPPYLEHHIV; encoded by the coding sequence ATGGAAGGATGTGGAGAAATTCCTGTTGATGAGATTCCTCTAGCTCGagatcgaggtcgtggtcgaggTCGTGGGCGTGGTAGACCTCGTGTCCGGGTTGTTGATGATACTTTTGTGGAGCAAGATGCTGATCAGTTAGAGAATCTTAGGATGGATGAGTTAGTTGCGCGTTTCCATTCTATGCATCCTCCTCGATTCAGTGGTTCGGAGGGAGCTGAGAAAGCTGAGTTAGGGATTTCTGAGATTGAGGAATTGttcgatttgattgagtatcCTCCAGAGTGTCGATTGAGATTAGCTGTGCATCAGTTGAAAGATCGTGCCAAAATGTGGTGGTCTACTACATTGATGACTTTAGATGCTCAGAGGATCATTCCATCATGGGATATATTCAAGCTGAAGTTTAAGGAGAGTTATTGTCCTCCATCATTCTACAGTTCTAAGGCTTCTGAGTTTCATAACCTGAAACAAGGCGATATGTCAGTTGCGGAGTATGCAGATTCTTTTTATGCTATGCTGAGAtatgctcctcatgttgctgcAAGTCAGGTTGCTGTTGTTGAAAGTTTCATTGAAGGATTGAACGATCATTTGCACCCTTTTGTTTCTACCGGTAAGACACTGAATTATCTTGAAGCAGTGGAAATAGTAAAAAGGGCTGAAGCTAGTCTTAAGAGGAGTGGCAATCGAGCTCCTACCCAACATTATCAGTCGGGGAGACAACAATTCAGTTCATCTGGTTCTGCATCTCTTCATCCACGTGGGAAACAATTTAAGAAGCCTGGTTCTAGTTCTTCGAGTTCAGGGAGTTCGGGGAACCGTGGGGGATATCACTATAGTGGACCTTACTGTGATCACTGTGGAGGTAAGCATTCCAGTAATCAGTGTGTTGTAGTTCAAGGGGTTTGTAATGTTTGTGGTCGGCCTGGccattttgctagagtctgtcctaGTAAGATGGGGAAATCAGCCCAGGTAGGTAGTGGAGCTCAAAGTAATAGAATTCCAACAGCGTCCCAGTCCTCCCATCAGCCTAGTCGCCCTTCGCATCAGAGCAGAGGGCAAGGTGGTCAACAAAATCAGTCATCTGTCCATGTATTTGCCTTGACTGAGGATGAGTCTCAGGCAGCTCCAGGTACTGTCATTACCGGTAATTGTACTCTATGTGATTTTATAGCACGAGTGTTATTTGATACTGGAGCATCTCATTCCTTTGTTTCTCATGCATTCGTTGTTTCGCATGATCTTCGCACCACTAGTATGAATTCCAATCTATATGTTGTTACTCCGATGGGCAAAATGATTATCACTGATAATGTGGTGTTCAATGCGATTTTGTTTCACGATGAAAATGTTTTATATCTGAATCTCATAGTTCTACCTATGCATGACTTTGATTGCATCGTTGGTATGGATGTTTTGACTGCAAATCGTGCCACTGTTGACTGTTATCGAGGAATAGTTCGTTTCAGACCTAGCTTTGCTCCTAAATGGAATTTCTATGGTCGTGTTTCTCAAGCCAAGATTCCTCTAGTTTCTGCCATTGAAATGAATCGATTGTTAGATTCTGGTCATGAAGGTTTTCTGGTTTATGCTCTGGATCTATCGCAAGATGAGCGACGGATTTCTGATATTCCTGTAGTCCGTGAGTTTCCTGATGTGTTTCCAGAAGAGATTCCTGGTTTTCCACCAGAACGAAAAGTTGAGTTCAGTATCGAATTAATGCCAGGAACTGAACCCCCATATCTCGAGCACCATATCGTTTAG